In the Ornithodoros turicata isolate Travis chromosome 5, ASM3712646v1, whole genome shotgun sequence genome, gggaagttacttttattttgtagtgcactaccgttactcactactttttcaaaaggtaacgcgttacgtcattcgttactgttgcggtagtaggcaacgcgttactaacgcctttacttctgataagtaatgctaTTACTTTTGCGTTACCTCGCCAGGAacccttataatatgtaccacattttggttgagtcacataagggCATTCCCCAAATTAATTCAAGCAATGTTAGGCACAAACAACGGTCctatgaacacaacttacaggTAAGATTTATtacaacgcagaagtagtttgTGTTCAAAactgttcaaaattttcattgGTGAGCTTCCTCCGTGTGGCTGAGAGGACGTCCTTTGCCGTGACGTACACACAGTATAAatcggtgtccgcccatttggtcgaacgccgtttggtcgaacgtcgtttgatcgaaggcgtttgatcgaacgccgcttggtcgaaagccgtttgatcgaaaaccgattgatcgacgccgtttgttcgaaagacgtttgttcgaagggaattcaaagctgcatgcactgtgttgttcgcaccactttttctgtaacttttgactcgagcatacggagcaagCATTCaatgtcctctgctttttttatttcttccttttttttttttgctttttgcatcctaagaggggagaccactggttagttgcagTCGTTTGTCATTAACGAATCAGTAGGACACGTATTGAAGAAAGGTGCCCCAGGttgagagcagccgatagtctatccttgttctgggcaccctccttattgctggcgacatatttaaagggaacggtctgaaacgggatagtcatatgtgcaaagccactcgaagtctgtgggtgctaagaaggaaatttcgccatggtagaacgagagatattaaattaccagcatgtaaaaccttagttcgaccttagagtatgcatctgcagcctcgaatcactacacatgcacgatatccgaagaaatagggaaagtacaaagatctgctgccctatAATTTTGTctaagtttcgaaggacttcttcggttacatgtctgttgcaagaactaaatttatgttcacttgcacataggcgaaaagtaaataaactgaaactgctctttctcctatacagtggtcagttgattacaaacaataatacactgttaaaatttgttcacattcgACGAGAATAAGTCATCAAaaatgtcatttacttatttttaattcatttgccaaaatgtttaatacttgacatcTATTATTGTTTCACAAAGGGTTGGcggattaacaagtacagcatgtttagtcactatgtgtcagagcggaaaaatCTATTCGGCTGTCCAACGGGTTAACGGTGAACAACCCtggcccttgtactgctttttggacactaaaaagtgggttagggtgaggaatgtgtttacggggaagcagattacacaaagttaaatgttccttaggataactgtatttagaactgcagcttttttttttccttgtctttttttgtcattttcgacactccaagtgaaccaattaaaaaaatcgatcaaacgaccgctgccgtttcgaccaaacggcgttcgatcaaatggttttcgaccaaatgtcctgtgttcgatcaaacggctttcgaccaaacggcgttcgatcaaatgtcccggaaccgtaTAAATCCAAACAGCAAATCCCTAAACAGGCAATTTTTCTGTCGTTTTCGCCCCGCATTCGCGCAAAAAAATGTATAAAAGGGCGAGAAAAATAAATGTGACATCTCAACAAGTCAATaatccttcttttgcgttctccGTGGGTGCCAATGTGACCTTGCCATTGTTAAAGACGAATACAAAAATTCGGGAATTTTCCCGCAGGCACGGTCCTcagctcaagctttcaagtttagatagCGAAACAATGTTTCCAAatacgcagtaacgcataacgacTTTATGCGTTTGTTAAACGCTGCCATGccatatgctatgcgtgcacccaaagagctcctgctaatttttttcccccttatgcgttagttagttagttagttagtaaattagtaaaatagAGTAAatcttggagctttcagcaacccaccatgggtgctacctgctccaCTGCAAGAGCTGTATAGCTATTACACACTCTGAATCAAAATCCTCACAGCAATCAAAACAAATCACAGCGGGATCCCTCACACACTCACGGGCACTCAATCAATAGAGCGGGAAAGCAATATAACACAATACAGATCTACAGAATACGGTGTCAGCAGCTCACACTAAAATGGAGCCtttacgcgttagttagtaaaaatgtaatgatgTTACGTTACTCACTATACTTTTCtaccaaatgtaatgcgttgccatatttcactactcgaatgtaacgcattaccggtaacgcactatcTTTGTAACGCGTTATACTACCCACCCCTGCCTATGATACAGAAAACCTGCTTACTCGctgacgtgacgtaacaactaagagtcagccaatcgcgATCCTGTTTACAACGGCCGCAGTCAATCacaaacgtgctttcagcggcctTTGCCATgcagacgaaccaccgtcgtctgcgagtagtgattgaacgtccccgcgtacctAATAGGAAAACTTTAAAACGgttccatatctttctcaagactgattttctggaaagcgtgttgcactttttgtctacagattgaGGTCTACAGGTTCTAAGTACGGTGCATTCATTTGCGTGTTCTTGAAtttgcagaacggcgaatcgcagtagcaaacgaattctgactttatatgcccacgtagcgaaggagggagaggaggcaataagcgggccttctgtatctaggttgGCGTTGGTCAGGCAGACCGCGAACCACGAACGTCTACTGGACGTACCAGTAATATCCAAATATCTAAGACCGAGAGGAACGTCTAATCGACATCTATTATACGTACTGTTAGTACGTTTAAATCGGTGGAGGCCTATGAACGTGCATTGTACCCATATTATAGACGTACACTGTGCATCCATCTAGCAGGTGCAATGTACGTATAATGGATGTGACAAACGTCCAGTAGTTATACGTCCATTAGACGTGCTTGGTAAGAGGCGTGGGTTTTACATGTTGATAGCACGTCCAAGCGACTTCCAGTGGATCAAAATGGATATCTATTAGACGTACACAATATCCAGGACTGCTCGTCTTATGGATGTTCATAAGACGTTTCTGGTTCTCTGGGGTCTacatccccctcccccgtcatAAGCGCTCCAGCTATAATTTAACCTCCAGCTGCCTTTTTCATTCATCCTCATTTGGTCACGCATCTACTGCACCGTCGTGGGACACCCTGCACTGTTCAAAGCTCTTCTGAGCGATAGGTTGACAAATTGGCACTGGGCGAAGGCAATTACAATAAAGGCGCCACTGAGGCTTTTATGCAATAACCGCTTGATGCGACATGATCCTTGTTGACGGACAAGGACGTTAAGTTTAAGAAAAATGTTGAGGTCGAAATTTGATCAGGGCCTCACTGGGCCTTTGCCAACTCTTTCCATCTTGCCCAGTCCATGTGGACGGGAGAAAGCTTTGACCAACGTGATGTACCACTACACCAGGGGAACAGGCGATAAACATACCCTGACAGAATCATTAGAATAATTGATCTAGCGATTAGAGCCTCGCAGTTCCCTTCCATATATTTATTTCGTGGCTCACCGCAAGACGTCTGACCGGAGTGAATCAACGGGTTGTTATAATTGGTGAGCGTCGGGGCGGTCTTCAGGGCCTTGCGTAAGGAGAGGCCACCTCATTACACGATGGAAAACAAGACAGAGAGAGAAGTATATCGGAGAGTGAAGGCTATATAGGGGAGGTGCAAACTCGTTCCGCGAAAACTCGGAACAAGGTTGCAGACGATCGTTTGTGTGAgtggagcagacgacatgaTGCGGAGCGTGGGGATTGTCTTCTGCTTCTTACTTGCCGGTAAGTATAAACTCTTTTTGTTACGGCGGCGTAGAGTTGCTAAACGTGGGCCCCACTCACGGCGCAGACTGAAGTTCTGTCAAAGAAGAAATGAAGTAGCTTATGGAGGTGAGcaaaaaaatcaagaaaaaaaaaggaacatcgaaaaaaaaaaaaaaatacgccgGCGTAATAGGATTCGACACCTACccccaccctttcttcttcttcttcctctattGACTTCTTTGATTCCTGCGGTTCCTGCATGATCACCCGAGGCTTCAGAGCCCGGAAGTCGACCGGGAGACCCCCCGCTAACGTGACGACGTTAGCACAATCATCATTGCTAGCACCATAGATGAGAAGTTAGTTAGTtcgcttgcttgtttgtttatgTGTGAGTCTGAAGTTCAAGTTGGGTAGCAGCCGTCTTGCCTTTCCCTTGGACTCGTGGACTCAAGATGGTATCACAAtgtttttattgattttttaaACAAGAAATTGTGTGCATCCTTTTGTCCTTTTTCCTTCATCACTCGTTACAGGACAACGAAATGACCATTACGCGTAGGCTCCGATAATGTGCGTCGTCGTGGTGAGAACAGAGATCATGCCCTTCGCTTGAAATGCTTGTAAGGTTCGTTCTTAACAAAAATTTTGTATTACGTGTAATTTAAATAACGAATATTCCTCCCAATCTTACCTTACGGTGTGATGTCACGCCTATTGCCACCCGAATACTAAGCTACATGtctaacaaaaaaagaaaaaaaagaaaaaagaaaaatgaagcaaTGAGAACAACTTCGTGTGAAGGGCAGAGGTGAATGCTACGTAACAGACACAAGAGGGAGTGTTCTGCCTTCACTCGAAGGTCAACGACGTTTTTACTAGGTCATACTGCTACAGGATATGGGATGCATGCACAACCCATTCTGTCGCGTGACGACTTGTCTGTCCTGTTGGCTTTCTTCATCGCACCTTCCTCTGCGCGGTGGGAGGACCATCAGAAAATTCGGAGAGATCATTGGTCGGATTGGCAAGGTGGCAGGCGATGGGGCACTGCGTGCTGACGCGGGTGTTTGATTCCATTTAGAAACCGCGGTCGAAGAGCCACAAAAACATAATAAACACATTAAACAAATAACAGAGGCAATAACGAAATAATGAGGGGTCGTTACTGCACATATCCGGAATCGGAACAGTGTTTAGCGCTTCTTATTTCTCTGAGGCTCTAAAGCGCTTGGGTACCCTAATCTAAAAGACTTCACAATGCGAAGCACTGATCAACAGCACCTTGCTCATGGCCAATTAGAGCATCTTTTGCGTGCGCAGAGTTTCATGCATGACGGTAAAGTAAAAtgaaaacaactttatttgacgATGATGGCTGGCGTGTCTAATCGACACGATCGTTAGACGATAGGACGGTCAGGGTAAGGTGGTAGGCGTGAATGAAAGCATGTCCAGATGCAGTAaatacttctttttctttttatgtcaTCGGCAAAACGACTAACAAATGCAGAAGGCATGCTGAAGAACACTACCGAGACATCCCGTGGTAAATGAATATTTCGGAAATGCCTTTCGTTACATTTGacaaggttaaaaaagtaaatGTTGGTGTGATTGAGCTACACATGTAAGAACAGCGCCCGACGAGAAACGAACCTTGGCTGGAAGCCATCCAATTATATATACAATGCGGGATATAAAGTATCTCTTATTTGAAGCTCTCGGAAATGGAGTGGGTGCATGCACTGTCTTTCTGAAGCTTAACCTTGAAGACCCTCTTCAAGGTGAGATTTGTCAGCCGTCTTTGCTGGCAGTCGTGCGTTGGCGACGGCGCTCTGATTGAAAACGTTCACCCCTGTGTCAAGAACAACAGTTATGTCATCAATATAAGTAAGCAAACCGTGACAAAAGAGAACATAAAAAATTCAATGAATGAATGACGCCGTGCAATCGAGTCCAGAATCTGCTTGCTGTCACCCGACAAGTATAGCGCAAAGTGTACTTTTGAGGAATACAGCGCTGCAAAtaattttttactttcttcttaAAAGTAGTGCGCTAATGGTGAACTGCAGGACGGCGTCAAAAGAGGAAGGGTACCCAACATGGCAAAtccgccgttgtcggcctcacagaggtgggcaacgtcacgactgacaccctgggggaatgtgcgtcctgggcccacttctaggggaactgtgccgacatatgtctgaaagcgtctgaggaaaacccacgaaaaaccccagacagcacagccggcaccgggatacgaacccgtgtacctcccagtctcgacgtgacatgaccagcacgctaaccactgagctacGGGAGCTGGCTGGgactaagggggggggggaacgggGGGATGACGtctaaatacattaaaaaataaAGAGTGACGTCTGCCTGCTCAGCCAAGGCGGTAAGTTTCaccctcgaaaaaaaaaaacaagtgaaGAAAGTTAAGACAGCCCTACGGACGAAACGAAGGCCAGCAACGCATCCCGTACTTTCCGACGGATGTGCGTAGGACCTTGCGGGTACTAAGGCAAAGACGGTGGAAGAATACCCTGAGTACcactcgtacgcttccttactgacacagggctcgcgctgagcctgtgactgcgcctcttctttcgttcttttcgtttagtctttctttttcttctttttaattttccttttttgtaagcgggaatagcaagtctgcttctggagccaggctaacctttcccctctttcgtgtttttttgttttttttttttgtttcgcaataaacctatattcccccctCCCCTGAGTACCATACTCTGAGACACGGAACGGAGAAGGTCTTCTTCTTCGTGCAGTGTGTCAGCTTGGGTATTCCTCTGTCGTGATGATTCACCACTAACCTGCGCCTTGTCCCTTCTCCAGGGCAAAGGCACTTGCCGCTGGTGCTGTGCGATCACGAGTTTAATAAATGTGTTTTTCTTACAAAGGTATCGTTCGTTCGTTTGCAGGAGTCGGATGCACTTATGGACAAAACATCAGGAACGACGACACCATGATAGATGTGTCGGCTGGATGGCTCTGTGAGGTTTGTACGGCTTCATATCGTGCCGTTCTATTGCCGCGATAGAAAACTGTATTAAATTAGTTTTGATGTTCCGGATATTGTGCGTTTATCATTGTATCTGTCTTGTGAAACGCAGGGCTTGGAGTGTCCATCAGGCACGGAGTGTACCTTGGAGCAGGGCAAATGCACCCCTGAAGACTGCTCGCTTAAGCCATCTTGTAAGTACCTGATAATTAGTTGCATTAAAAAATACGCGATTACTGGAGGTACCCCAAGCAACGGTTCCCTTTCTTTCCTCTCCATGTCATTGGGTTTTGTGTGAAGAAAACTCGTTCTCCTACACGTTCTGTGACAGACAAAACTGTCAAAACTTCGTTCTAACTTATGAGTAAAAGTCAGGTAAAACTCAAAAGCCTAATTTCATTTTAATCTGAAATCGGAGTGATTCAACTTGAGCCTAGTTTATTCTTATCAAGTCATTCGATTGGAATCCATCATTTCTTCATGAAGCAAACACAACCAGGCATTCCAGAAAAATCAACGAACAGGACGACTTTCCTTTGTCCCCAGGATTCACAACTATTATGCGTCACGCGTCGCTGTCAAATTCACGCACTGCGTGTGACGCATTTCTTTTCGGCAGTCACTGCCACCTGGTGCCAATGGACCGGTCGCCTTCTCTCACGTGTTGTAAACAGTGATGGGGAGATGGCGCTCGCTGAGCAGGCACCATTACTTTTTGagaagtaattgaattacagtTACATGTATATCACAAAATAAAATAGCAGGAAATTACAGCCACAAGCACAATCATATTTTAACTTAATACAGAAacagttgcttcgaaaaggcgGAGAAGAAACTCATGCAACACGAAGGGAATGCTCACATCGTGGCTTCAGCTTGTAATATCCATGCATGCAAAGTAATTCCAAGACTAACCCGAAGTGCATTGCAATACAGTACTTGTAAAAACAATTAGGTTACGGTTGCAGTTACAATTACGTAATATTTAAAGCAATCCTGGGAGTAATTAATTGATGAGAACGTAATTATATACGCTATTTGGGTTACTTATAATTAATTACCTTACTGGTCTGTGCACGTGCATGTAATGCACAAACAGTGTGCGGACATGAACAAATCGAAACATTTAATTGTGTTTTCCGTTTTTTCTCGAAGCGTTCTACGAGGAGACTCGCACGACTTAGTCAGTATATGGTCCGTTTACAGGTTCTCCTCGGTTACCGAAGTGCAAGGGCTGCAAGCGGGGTTGCGCTCACGCAATTATCGCCCGCGGAGCAACCATAGGCTGCCATCCCTGCCTCTGCGAGATTTCTGTTCGAAGGGTAAGGCTTACAGGAACCTTTCACGCAAGAGGATATGAAGACTTCTGGAATTGCGCGCCCCCTTGAAAACGTTTTTCTCAGCTCGGATACTGAATGGTTTGATAGCCCGCAGAGAGAAATACAGACTATGCAAGGATAAGGATATAAGAAAGCCTCTCAGTTCACATTAATCAAAAATTGAGTTCGTAACCCTCTCTCTGGTGATGAATCGCGTGCCCCTATCTGTACATCTTTCCAGAGGCATGTCAAAGCGACTTAATAGGTCGCAGCTGTTCTCGCTACAGAGAAATAACACACTTGTTTGTCAGCCATAGCAATGATACGAAATGATGAAGAGTGCACAAACTTTTGTTCTGAGCTGGGAGAGCGAGATGCGCAACACAAGTGTGCCACTATTATTAAATGGTTCATGCCGATCTTAGTTTAAGATATTAAAGAGCACCACTCCGTCAGTCATCGTGCTGTTTCGCAGCTAACACATCGTCAGGGAAACTCGATTGACTGGCTCGGTTGAGCACACCATCTGTGGTCTGATGCTAGGTTTACGTTAGGTAGCAGGCTTGTTTATTTTGTGCGAGGACAAAAGAGACAATTTTTATGCAGTTCAGTCGTTGACTTCGTATGTAGTTCCCAGACCTAATATTACGCATTTACCGGCCTTGCCTATACTCAGGCACGTCCAAAAGGAATATTAAACGGTGCTATGAAAATGATTTTTCACTTTCTATACATTTCCAATAGATAATCTATCTCCTCTATCCAGTTCCAAGACACTAGATAGAGAGTTCATTGAGAGTGGATAGGTACTTTATCTGTCATATTCTATAGATTTTCGATACAAACATCGCAAACATAATTCTTTCCATTCTGAATCTGTTCTGTATACATATAAACGAATTCATCAATAAGTCTGGATTTTGGGCCACGGTGCAGTATGACTTCATGCATGTGGTATAATATTGTTAATTACTCAACTAATAATTAAACAACATAACGATTAATTTTAATGAGCAGAATTATACTATTTATTAATCATTATTAGGAATATACAATATTTTATCAATTAAATAGCAGAATTTTTAACTGCAATTAACTCCTATGAATTGTTACTATTGTTTATGGAATAAagctgatgatgataatcacgGTTTCACTTAAACGTTGCCTGATTTACAGTGCTGACGAGAGCCATGCAAGCCGCTGTCCGATGCTGGCATGGGCGTGTTTATAGTAAGAGTAGCAAGAACCTAATCATAACTAACTTCAGTGGGGcgttagcggtaaatgcgagagaaatgcgttagcgttaTGCGCCTTTTccgtccatacttgacttccgggtatccactgtCTGTCTGAACCAAACTTCCCATTGTCCACTTCCGGTCgaaactcgacttccggttgtccacgttccgtctatacctgacttccggtatccacttccggttgtccacctccgtgCTCTACCCGACTCTAGCGACTCTATAGCttcaattaccctgtaattaccctttCATTACTGAAGGTAACCGCATGTTACCTAACATAGTCTTGAATATCATATATTTCTGTTGAATTACTTCTGTTGAATGCTTTAATTATTCTTAATGTAATTGATACTAATTACATGTAATTACCTCCTGAGGACATCAATGCACATTTGACGGCATGGCTTTTGTGCAccaaatgtttatttaaaaagtACATAGACTGGCATGTCACGTTGGTCTGTGTACTTTTTAAATATTTTGTGCAACGAAATAATGTCCTCAAATGTGCAGTAATGTCGTCATTGTAACAAATATGCAGTTTTCACCCATTGTAGAGCGCATTAATACTGAGTAGCACCGAGCAGTGCGAATAAAGAAAGAGGAGCGTATATGCACTGATGAAATTGATTTTCTAGTTTATATACAGGACCTATCTATCGTCTATCTATCGTGTCAGTGTCAACTTTGTGCATGGGAAATAGACAGAATCCGTACAGGGTTTTTACTGCTAAACTCTATACACTTTCTATACATGATTCGGGAACTAGAATGTATAGACTTTCTATACAGTCTGTAAAGAGCTTATACTAGGCACGGAAGTCCCTATTTATCGACATGTAGTACTAGTTTTTTTTACACATTTGAATAACAAGTAATGCATATTATTTGTGAATGTGTGAACAAGGATATAAATGTCAttagcaatattgtgacttatcacttcaggcaaCGCGAACATTTATTGTTTGCTTTTCAATATTGCACTTGACACACTGCTGCTTTTACACTGTCAAAGGAAAAGGTATGTGTGTACAAAATGGGTAAACCAGCGCTGACCAgttttgtacctatttcaactgtatTTACCACGTTTGAACCATGTGTAAGGCATAGATCGTGGCAGCTAATTGTAGAATACGGCGCTCCACACAcgcgcaacgtgcagcaccacattatTTTGTAGAGATTGTGTTGGTTTAGTTCCAGAGTAATTTAAATAAAAAACACAGccttcaatgcagtatatatgAACCAGTCGAATGAAATATTTTTTGTGGCGGTTATTTGCTCCCGAAATAAGAATCTATGCGTGCCGTCCTCACCTCTGCGGTCGCATCTCAAGCGCGGACGGCTCCCCCTATGGCCAAGCCATTTTGTTGTGTGTTGTATTAGTATCTGTTTTTCAAGTAGAAAAGAAGGTTATCGAGCTACAGGCATCGGCTAGGTGCAAAGCATGCGTAGTAACAAGTTATCGAAGGTCTAAGCTGTATCCAAATGAGGGGAGAGTCTTGATATTGCTTACGACGTGTTATCTATTGTCCTGTCTAGTTTCTATAGAAACTGGTCTCCAAATATGCATTAGACATGGATCAGGATTAGATAGAGGCTGTATAGAATTCCTTTAGCTTTTGTACCTACCCTGTTTACAACTTCTGTCAATTTTCTCCATCCACTTTCTATACGAAATGGTGCCCAATTATTGAAAGGAACTACATTAAAAGTAGGTAAACGTTGTATATATTTCCGATTGATT is a window encoding:
- the LOC135395323 gene encoding uncharacterized protein LOC135395323, translated to MMRSVGIVFCFLLAGVGCTYGQNIRNDDTMIDVSAGWLCEGLECPSGTECTLEQGKCTPEDCSLKPSCSPRLPKCKGCKRGCAHAIIARGATIGCHPCLCEISVRRSLVEQIKEARALEAAPNVTKEDVPEEHRASEEDTKETSPETPLAEDELHPGIHQGTLKSVEESTDGETPVVVVYEAVVVEEPQPN